One genomic window of Quercus lobata isolate SW786 chromosome 9, ValleyOak3.0 Primary Assembly, whole genome shotgun sequence includes the following:
- the LOC115961802 gene encoding disease resistance-like protein DSC1: MGKTTLARVVYSMISNQFEACSFVANVREVCEKYGILQLQQKLLNDLSILRDMNVKDVDNAVYMIKNRLRHKKILLIIDDVNELDQMNKLGAKHDWLGPGSRVIITTRDAKLLTTQKVDGIYEAKVLSNGEAFHLFNLKAFDKEHPPKDYLKLSLAFVHYAGGLPLAIEVLGSILNGRSTFEWKSVLDRLREFPERKILNVLQISFDGLHETEQEIFLNIACFFNHKNQETIIPILDCLELYPKIGLSTLIEKSLIKLEDNQLWMHDLLQEMGRDIVRRECPKDQPEKRSRLWLYEDIDNVLTNNTGTEAIQGIVLPFLGTEGAQWNPESFSKMNRLKLLIIEDSYLMYDPKNLPNGLRYLNWHGYPSKSLPTSFQPDELIELHLCFSNIEQLWTRAKPWEMLKKLIVLNLEGCKNLKSLPRKFEMKSLKILILSNCSKIKTIPEFGENMGRVKDLYLNGTAITKLPTSIGNLSGLVSLDVRDCKNLMSLPSTFFSLTGLKDLSLSGCSKLIENLGRGESFDGIGQMPSSKAICLPESIAQLSNLKVLKVDNCTSLQSFPTLPLNIGYVEGFGCSSLETVPVLLRPNSSFEPRLFLSNCSKLTGNQGFIDLFFAVIKKSPQGLSPNYHGERYGMVFPGSEIPEWFSHQCMGNEVNIMEPFSHLCNDWIGIAVCIAFCSLSCRQINYSPVHFRWRVNGKDMSSVGINGRASNYCISDVMVALSDHIWLWYLLPQDVWEKDRKSLWECDANGFREIGIKIDNTDSGLVKKCGLRVVYKKDIEDLNGNVVQSGNNSIIPYEGLKESLNLWPMYTFINGLSTICLITVVNESPSSFTRMNKEWVTNSSKTKKSLSSSRISKSTPLESVPTGDQPRWMRAARQLYWLFYEALLKILALGFLSVSILRSNKEVAELPNREAVVKDKCLGLTCG; encoded by the exons ATGGGTAAAACAACTCTAGCAAGAGTTGTTTACAGTATGATTTCTAATCAATTTGAAGCATGTAGTTTTGTTGCTAATGTCAGGGAAGTTTGCGAAAAATATGGCATACTTCAGTTACAACAAAAACTTTTGAATGATCTTTCAATTCTAAGAGACATGAATGTAAAAGATGTTGATAATGCAGTTTACATGATCAAGAATAGGTTACGTCACAAAAAGATTCTTCTCATTATTGATGATGTAAATGAATTAGACCAGATGAACAAATTAGGTGCGAAGCATGATTGGTTAGGTCCAGGTAGTAGAGTTATCATAACAACAAGAGATGCGAAGTTGCTAACGACCCAAAAAGTAGATGGAATATATGAGGCTAAAGTATTGAGTAATGGTGaagcttttcatctttttaatttgaaagcTTTTGACAAAGAGCATCCTCCTAAAGATTATCTAAAGCTATCCCTAGCCTTTGTACATTATGCTGGTGGCCTTCCTTTAGCCATTGAGGTTTTGGGTTCCATTCTAAACGGAAGAAGTACTTTTGAATGGAAAAGTGTATTAGATAGGCTTAGAGAATTTCCTGAAAGAAAAATTCTCAATGTACTTCAAATAAGTTTTGATGGACTACATGAAACAGAGCaggaaattttcttgaatattGCATGCTTCTTTAATcataaaaatcaagaaactatTATTCCAATATTAGATTGTCTTGAGCTTTACCCTAAAATTGGATTAAGTACTCTTATTGAAAAATCTCTCATCAAGTTGGAAGACAATCAATTGtggatgcatgatttgctcCAAGAAATGGGTCGAGATATAGTCCGTAGAGAGTGCCCAAAAGACCAACCTGAGAAGCGTAGTAGATTGTGGTTGTATGAAGATATTGACAATGTGTTGACAAATAATACG GGAACAGAAGCAATTCAAGGCATCGTCTTACCGTTTCTAGGAACAGAAGGGGCACAGTGGAATCCTGAATCATTTTCAAAGATGAATCGTCTAAAACTCCTCATAATTGAAGATTCTTACCTCATGTATGATCCCAAAAATCTTCCTAATGGCTTAAGATATCTTAATTGGCATGGGTACCCTTCAAAATCTTTGCCAACAAGTTTCCAACCAGATGAGTTAATTGAACTTCACCTGTGTTTTAGCAACATTGAACAACTTTGGACAAGAGCAAAG CCTTGGGAGATGTTGAAAAAGCTTATTGTTCTTAATCTAGAAGGTTGTAAAAATCTCAAAAGTCTTCCAAGAAAATTTGAGATGAAGTCTCTAAAGATCCTTATTCTTTCCAACTgctcaaaaattaaaacaattccAGAATTTGGGGAGAATATGGGACGTGTAAAAGATCTTTACTTAAATGGCACTGCTATTACAAAACTACCCACATCAATTGGGAATTTGAGTGGCCTTGTTTCATTGGATGTAAGGGATTGTAAAAATCTTATGTCTCTTCCCAGCACCTTTTTTAGTTTGACGGGGCTTAAAGATCTCAGTCTTTCTGGCTGCTCAAAACTAATAGAGAACTTGGGGCGTGGTGAAAGTTTTGATGGGATCGGACAAATGCCTTCTTCTAAGGCCAT TTGCCTTCCGGAAAGCATCGCTCAACTATCTAATCTAAAAGTTTTGAAGGTGGATAATTGCACGAGTCTTCAATCCTTTCCAACGCTTCCTTTAAATATAGGTTATGTTGAAGGATTTGGTTGCTCCTCATTGGAAACGGTACCAGTTTTGTTGAGACCAAATTCTTCATTTGAGCCAAGACTCTTTCTTTCAAATTGCAGCAAACTGACTGGCAATCAAGGATTCATTGACTTGTTTTTTGCAGTTATAAAAAAGTCTcctcag GGACTCTCTCCTAACTATCACGGGGAAAGATATGGAATGGTTTTTCCTGGAAGTGAAATACCGGAGTGGTTTAGCCATCAATGTATGGGGAATGAAGTGAATATAATGGAACCTTTTTCTCATTTGTGTAATGACTGGATTGGGATTGCTGTTTGCATTGCATTTTGTTCTCTTTCATGTCGCCAAATTAATTACAGTCCAGTTCACTTCCGGTGGAGAGTCAATGGAAAAGATATGTCTTCCGTAGGTATAAATGGAAGAGCTTCGAATTACTGCATTTCCGATGTTATGGTTGCTTTATCAGATCATATTTGGCTATGGTATTTGCTTCCTCAAGACGTCTGGGAGAAGGACAGAAAATCACTGTGGGAATGTGATGCAAATGGATTCCGTGAGATTGGAATTAAAATTGATAACACAGATTCAGGCTTGGTGAAGAAATGCGGGTTGCGTGTGGTATACAAGAAAGACATTGAAGATCTCAACGGTAATGTGGTTCAGAGTGGCAACAACAGCATCATTCCCTATGAGGGCTTGAAAGAGTCCCTGAATTTATGGCCCATG tataCGTTTATAAATGGATTGTCCACCATATGTTTGATTACAGTTGTCAATGAGTCTCCTAGCAGTTTTACTAGAATGAACAAAGAATG GGTAACTAACAgttcaaaaacaaagaaaagcctCAGCAGCAGCAGGATAAGCAAGTCCACACCTTTAGAGAGTGTTCCAACTGGTGACCAACCACGTTGGATGAGAGCTGCAAGG CAACTTTATTGGCTTTTTTATGAAGCATTATTGAAGATTCTAGCTTTGGGATTTCTCTCTGTTAGTATTCTTAGAAGCAACAAAGAGGTGGCAGAGTTACCTAATAGAGAGGCTGTGGTAAAGGACAAATGTTTGGGATTGACATGTGGATAG